The Nitrospiria bacterium genomic interval AGCTGGGGGGATTGGGGAAGTGCGAAAAAAGTCCCAGGATTCACACGGCTTGGAACCAGATAATCTCGCGCCCCTTCAGGGGTACTCTTGGTTAAAAAAGGGGTCTCAATCTCCAAAAACCCATTCCTGTGAAGAAATTCCCTGAAACCTCGAACCGCCTGGTGTCTTAATTGAAAAATTTTCTGGATGGAGGGTCTCCTTAGATCCAAATAACGGTATTTCAACCGGACCAATTCTGAAACATCGCTCTCCTCCTCTATGGAAAAAGGAAGGGGTCTTGATGGGTTCACAATTTCAATGAAATCGGCCAAAATTTCAATTTCACCGGTTTTAATATCAGGATTAATGGTTCCCTCGGGCCGTTTCACCACCTTCCCCGAAACGGCAAGAATAAATTCGTTTCTTACTTCATGGGCAACGTGGTGGGCGTCTGTGTCGCTTGCCGGGTTGAATACCACCTGTGTAATCCCTTCCCGATCACGAAGGTCTAAAAAAATCAATCCTCCATGGTCTCTTCGTCGGTGAACCCAACCTGAAATATAAACTATTTCCCCAACCTCATGGGGTGTAAGCGCTCCACAGGAGTGGGAACGTTTAAAGCCTGTCATCAGCGGGAACCCCACTTCCTGAGGAGGGTGACCTCCTTTGGATTTAAAAATCGGAATTCTCCCACGGAAAGGCCTTTTAAATTTAAGGGACCATAGGCCACACGTTTGAGTTTTATAACCCAGTGACCTACGGCTTCAAACATTCGCTTAACTTGTCGGTTTCTTCCCTCGTGAAGGGTCATTTCTATCCAAGAATTCTTTTCAGTAAGCCCTTTTTTTTTGACACTGACGGGAACCGCTTTTTTTCCACCAATCTTTACCCCTTTAGTAAGTTTTTCAAGGACGTTTTCGGGTATTTCTCCTCTAATTTTGGCAAGATAGGTTTTGGGGATTTCGTGCTTAGGATGCATTAGAGTTTGGGAAAAATCCCCATCGTTGGTAATAATTAAAATTCCCTCGGTATCGAAGTCGAGCCGGCCAACCGGATAAACCCTTTGGCGTATTCCCTTGAGAAGCTGGATCACGGTGGGACGGCCCTGGGGATCATGTAAAGAGGTAATAAATCCGCGGGGTTTATAAAGAAGAATATAGACCTTTCCGGGAGAAGGATTGATTTTTTTTCCATTGACGCAGATTCGATCCTTTAAAATATCAGCCTTGGCCCCCAGGGTATTGACCCTATGGCCGTTCACGGTTACTTTTCCAGAATCAATTAACTGTTCGGCCTTGCGGCGGGAAGTTATTCCAGCCTGGGATATAATTTTTTGAAGACGTTCTTCCATCATTTTTTAATCGTTTATCCTCGGAGTGCAGGGACTATAACAAAAAGAGAGAAATAAGGCAATCCTTATTCAAATGGGAAACCTGGAGCGCAAAGGAATTTTAAAATGGGTGGAGGGCCCGAACGATTCGGAATTGTTTTTTCCATGTCTTATTTTGAAAATTAACGCTCCCGGCATTGATCCCATGGAACCATTACAACTTTTTCCGGTGAGATATCGGATTCTAAACATTCAATCATTCGGCCATTTTGGAGTTCGACCTTCCAAGCGGGTTGCTCATTTATTTGTATGGCCTTAACCAATCGCCCCCGAAATTCCCTTACCACGATGATTTCTTGGGAATCTGGGGTTTGCTTTTTGGTTCCCTTCACTTTAATGTTTTCCCCTGGATTCATTTTTCTCTCCCTGAAAATTATTAAAATAACTCCCTAATGAGGGTGCGTCTTTCCCATGTTCTTATCATAAGAAAGGGTTTTAAATTTGTAAGGGCTACTCCCATTCGATAGTACTTGGAGGTTTGGATGAAATATCATAGACCACTCGGTTTATTCCTTTGACCTCATTGATGATTCGATTGGAAAGGAGTCCCAGGAGGTCATAGGATAAACGCACCCAGTCTGCCGTCATGCCATCAGTGCTATGGACCGCCCTAATCGCAATCACATAGTCATAGGTTCTTTCATCTCCCATAACCCCGACGGTTTTTATCGGTAATAGGACCGCAAAAACCTGCCATATCTTCCGAGTCAGCCCCTCCTTTTCGATTTCTTCCGTTACAATATGGTCTGCTTTTTTAAGCATTTCCAGGCGTTCTTTGGTGATGGGTCCTAGCACCCGAACGGCCAAACCGGGACCTGGAAAAGGTTGTCGCCATAGAAGACCCTGAGAAAGCCCCAACTCTTTTCCTACTTTTCTAACCTCGTCTTTAAAAAGTTCCCGTAAAGGTTCGATTAACCTTAATCGCATCTTTAGAGGAAGGCCCCCCACATTATGATGGGTTTTAATGGTAGCAGAAGGTCCCTTAAACGACACGCTTTCGATGACATCGGGGTAAAGGGTTCCTTGAACCAAAAATTTCACTTTCCCAATGGACCGGGCTTCCTTTTCAAATATCCGGATAAATTCATTTCCAATAATTTTTCTTTTTCGCTCAGGGTCATTTACATTCTTTAATTTTGTTAAAAATGAATCCGTTGCATCCACATACCGAATATTGAGATTTAACTCCTTTCGATAGGTTTCCAAAACCTGGTCCGATTCCCTAAATCGAAGGAGCCCATTGTTGATAAAGACGGAGGTTAATTGTTTTCCAATGGCTTTATGGACCAGAGTGGCCGCAACGGAAGAATCCACCCCGCCACTTATTGCACAAATCACTTTTTCTTTTCCGACCGTTTTTCGAATTTCTTCGATACTCTGGTTAACGAAGGACCGCATGGTCCATTTGGGTTGGCATCCACAAACCCCAAATATAAACCCATTTAAAATCTCCTTTCCCATAGGGGTATGAACCACCTCAGGATGAAACTGTAAACCAAAAAACCCTCGATGGGGATTCCCCATGGCTGCATAAGGGGAGTTTTCCGTGTGGGCCATAGGAGAGAATCCTGTTGGGAGAGCCTCAATTCGATCACCATGACTCATCCAGACGGTGTTTTTCTTTCGATCTCCATCAGTTCGTGAGAGGTGTTCCATAATTCCCTGAAAAAGAATTCCGGGGTCGTCAATTTTAAGCTCTGATGGGCCATACTCTCTTCGTTGGGCTTTTCCCACTTTACCTCCCAAAAGATGGGTCATCAATTGCATTCCATAGCATATCCCCAAAATTGGGATACCGAGGTTAAAAATCCCTTTATGGATAAGAGGGGCTCCTTTTTCATAGACACTGGAAGGGCCACCAGACAAAATAATCCCTTGGGGTTTAAAATCCGTTAATTTACGAAAGGGAACCGTACAAGGTTGTATTTCGGAATAAACGGAACTTTCCCGGATTCGGCGGGCAATGAGTTGGGTATATTGGGAACCAAAATCAACAATTAAAATCTTATCAAATGTTTTATCCATGAGAAAATTAACGGAAGGAATACATGAAGTTCTTTTTTGGGAATGGGTCCGGACCCGATACGGGGTGGGAATTATCGGAATTATTTGTTTTAAATTTCAGTTTTCAAACTCCATGTTAAAATTTTAGAAAGGGATAATTATGTAGACTGATGAGGAGAGCCAATGGGAGAGAAAAGTTACATTTCCCACTCTCGGCGGTAATTGGGCGCCTCTTTTGTAATGATCACATCATGGACATGACCTTCCCTAAGGCCCGCTTGTGTG includes:
- a CDS encoding pseudouridine synthase, which produces MMEERLQKIISQAGITSRRKAEQLIDSGKVTVNGHRVNTLGAKADILKDRICVNGKKINPSPGKVYILLYKPRGFITSLHDPQGRPTVIQLLKGIRQRVYPVGRLDFDTEGILIITNDGDFSQTLMHPKHEIPKTYLAKIRGEIPENVLEKLTKGVKIGGKKAVPVSVKKKGLTEKNSWIEMTLHEGRNRQVKRMFEAVGHWVIKLKRVAYGPLNLKGLSVGEFRFLNPKEVTLLRKWGSR
- the guaA gene encoding glutamine-hydrolyzing GMP synthase is translated as MDKTFDKILIVDFGSQYTQLIARRIRESSVYSEIQPCTVPFRKLTDFKPQGIILSGGPSSVYEKGAPLIHKGIFNLGIPILGICYGMQLMTHLLGGKVGKAQRREYGPSELKIDDPGILFQGIMEHLSRTDGDRKKNTVWMSHGDRIEALPTGFSPMAHTENSPYAAMGNPHRGFFGLQFHPEVVHTPMGKEILNGFIFGVCGCQPKWTMRSFVNQSIEEIRKTVGKEKVICAISGGVDSSVAATLVHKAIGKQLTSVFINNGLLRFRESDQVLETYRKELNLNIRYVDATDSFLTKLKNVNDPERKRKIIGNEFIRIFEKEARSIGKVKFLVQGTLYPDVIESVSFKGPSATIKTHHNVGGLPLKMRLRLIEPLRELFKDEVRKVGKELGLSQGLLWRQPFPGPGLAVRVLGPITKERLEMLKKADHIVTEEIEKEGLTRKIWQVFAVLLPIKTVGVMGDERTYDYVIAIRAVHSTDGMTADWVRLSYDLLGLLSNRIINEVKGINRVVYDISSKPPSTIEWE